A region of the Pseudomonas silesiensis genome:
AGGGAAAGCGCGAGGTGCTCTTGCACTTGCACCCGCGCGCCCCAGAGCTGGGTGAAAAAGGCGATGTAGTCCCCGGAGCGCAGGATGTACGGGTCCACCAGGCCAACGATGGGCAGCACCAGCGCGACTTTAAGGATGCCCCGCACCAGGTAGTAGCGATAGTCCAGCAGCGCCGAGCGATGTAAATACACCCGGCTGCCGCCGATGAACCGCCAGAAAGAGTGCGCGTCGGTCAGCCCACGGTATTTCCTGAACCGGAACACACCGTAGGCGACGCTGTAGGAGATGCCGATAAACACCAGACCGAAGCGACCGTTCAGATCGAAAATACCCAGGAACTGGTGGGCGACAGGTTCGATCACCCACTTGAACAGGTGGGCATGGAGAAGCGCCAGGACATCCACGAAAGCTGGCCTCCGTCGAAGGAAGGGCAATGCGGGACAGAGGGGTTCGACAGGCAAGTTCTCAGTGTAGTCCCGTGCCAGGCCCCTGCCCCCTCCTTCATCCGTTACCCGACCGAACGACGCAACCCTGGTTCTGGTCAGTACATTCCTGACCGGGCTGATCGGGACTTCCGGTTCCTGATGCGTATTTCCCTGGTCGGGATCACATCGATCCGGGACACCGGACTGCTCAGGCGTGCAAGGCGGGTATTGTGCTCGGCAATGATGTCATCGGCGGCCATGTTGTCGGTGTCGACGGTGGAATGGGCGTCGGCGGCGAGCACCACGTCATAGCCCAGTTTGAGGGCCTGGCGCACGGTGGCATTGACGCAATAGTCGGTTTGCAGGCCGCAGATGATCACGCGCTCGACGTCCCACTGTTGCAGCATTTGCAGCAGACGGGTCTGGTAAAAAGAATCGCGGCTGGTTTTTCGTACACGCAGGTCCTGGGGTGAGGTTTCCAGGGCTTGGGCCAGCTGCCAGCCTTCGCCACCCTGCTGCAGCAGGCTGCCCTTTTCCTCATGTTGAATCAGGATGACCGGAATGCCTGCCATGCGTGCCCTGGCGCTCAGGCCGTTGATGAGATCGATGACACGTTTGATCTCGAAGCATTCATACTCGCCGACGCACAGCAAATGTTGGACGTCGATGATCAGCAGTGCAGTGGTCATGTTTACTTCCTTTAAATCCCAGGGATTCAGGGGACGGAAAAACAGGTCCGTCCCCTTTTAAAACGACCCTCAGTAACCGAGCGACAACCCGGTATTGCGTCGTGGATCGTTCGCGCCGTAGAAACGGTTCTTGCCTACCGGCTTGCCGTCCAGCGAAGGCGCGCCGACCAGGATCGCCGCCAGGTGGTTGGCGTCCTGGGGACCGGCAAACTTGTGGCCCCAACTTTCGAGCATC
Encoded here:
- a CDS encoding cysteine hydrolase family protein, whose protein sequence is MTTALLIIDVQHLLCVGEYECFEIKRVIDLINGLSARARMAGIPVILIQHEEKGSLLQQGGEGWQLAQALETSPQDLRVRKTSRDSFYQTRLLQMLQQWDVERVIICGLQTDYCVNATVRQALKLGYDVVLAADAHSTVDTDNMAADDIIAEHNTRLARLSSPVSRIDVIPTREIRIRNRKSRSARSGMY